A DNA window from Streptomyces canus contains the following coding sequences:
- a CDS encoding N-6 DNA methylase: protein MEDEGSATAPVVTAAQIARLAGVTRAAVANWRRRHDDFPAPISGTAAGPLFALTEIEAWLAGQRKGRGVSQEVALWQSLRAAYSDDMTAALVEVGTHLTGEATTTLQEPISEAVDRLAAERTAAQLFEDLLTRFLTSVGRSGAQAVSSPRLVRAFTHFAGPLQEAAGLVYDPACGAGSLVLSMTGSAATEVAGQELNPGLLRLTQLRIQLKGGSAAHLEVGDSLRDDRHPDLRAQLVVCEPPLGQTDWGREELLLDARWELGAPPRAEGDLAWLQHCYFHTAPGGRTLIALAPSAAYRRSGRRIRAELVHRGALTSVVALPPGLATSHNLPLLLWELRRPARPGDEARSVRMIDLTANDPDGPLDPSPDQIADVPLIDLIRAEVDLSPSAYVTAAQPDYPTEYAHLRATLEQQLRELAELLPSLPPGPGTGALDEITPVGVGDLVQAGLVRTTEDGEAASASDQLDTDYLRGFLRSASNTRRNTSATGTHRSDLRGAQLPQMDIEQQRQYGAAFRDLGEFERRLKELVRMGDQAARLAYDGLTNGALAPTAAAHITTTDSATREGAE, encoded by the coding sequence ATGGAGGACGAAGGATCCGCAACAGCACCGGTTGTCACGGCAGCTCAGATCGCACGGCTCGCCGGTGTCACGCGCGCCGCTGTCGCCAATTGGCGCCGCCGACACGACGACTTCCCCGCGCCCATCAGCGGCACGGCAGCAGGCCCGCTCTTCGCCCTGACCGAGATCGAGGCCTGGCTGGCCGGACAGCGCAAAGGGCGGGGGGTCTCGCAGGAGGTCGCCCTCTGGCAGTCCCTGCGCGCCGCGTACAGCGACGACATGACAGCCGCCCTCGTGGAGGTCGGTACGCATCTGACTGGTGAAGCCACGACGACGCTCCAGGAACCCATCAGCGAGGCCGTCGACCGCCTGGCTGCCGAACGCACCGCAGCGCAGTTGTTCGAGGACCTGCTCACTCGCTTCCTCACCTCGGTCGGCCGCAGCGGCGCGCAGGCAGTCTCATCCCCTCGGCTCGTCCGCGCCTTCACGCACTTCGCCGGCCCGCTCCAAGAAGCTGCGGGGCTGGTCTACGACCCGGCGTGTGGTGCCGGCTCGCTTGTGCTGTCGATGACCGGATCGGCCGCGACGGAGGTAGCTGGCCAGGAACTCAACCCTGGCCTGTTGCGGCTGACCCAACTACGGATCCAGCTAAAGGGCGGGTCTGCAGCCCACCTGGAAGTCGGAGACTCGCTACGAGACGACCGGCACCCCGATCTGCGAGCCCAACTCGTCGTCTGCGAGCCACCTCTGGGACAGACCGACTGGGGCCGTGAAGAACTACTGCTCGACGCCCGTTGGGAGCTGGGCGCACCGCCCCGTGCGGAGGGTGACCTGGCCTGGCTCCAGCACTGTTACTTCCACACAGCACCCGGAGGGCGCACGCTGATCGCGCTCGCACCGTCCGCTGCATACCGCAGGAGTGGCCGCCGAATCCGTGCCGAGTTGGTGCATCGCGGTGCTCTCACCTCGGTGGTCGCTCTGCCTCCCGGCCTGGCAACAAGCCACAACCTGCCGCTCCTGCTGTGGGAGCTCCGGCGGCCGGCGAGACCGGGCGATGAGGCTCGGTCGGTACGGATGATCGACCTGACGGCGAACGACCCGGACGGCCCCCTGGACCCCTCACCGGACCAGATCGCGGATGTCCCGCTGATCGACCTCATCCGTGCGGAGGTGGACCTCTCCCCCTCCGCGTATGTGACCGCAGCTCAGCCCGACTACCCCACGGAATACGCGCATCTTCGGGCGACGCTTGAGCAACAGCTGCGCGAACTCGCCGAGTTGCTGCCATCGCTGCCACCGGGGCCGGGGACCGGAGCCTTGGACGAGATCACCCCGGTGGGGGTCGGTGACCTGGTACAGGCAGGTCTGGTTCGCACGACGGAGGACGGCGAGGCCGCCTCGGCGAGCGATCAGCTCGACACGGACTATCTGCGTGGCTTCCTCCGCAGTGCGAGCAACACCCGCCGCAACACCTCCGCCACGGGCACCCACCGCAGCGACCTCCGCGGGGCACAGCTCCCGCAGATGGACATCGAACAGCAACGACAGTACGGGGCCGCGTTCCGCGACTTGGGCGAGTTCGAGCGAAGGCTGAAGGAACTTGTCAGGATGGGCGATCAAGCGGCCCGCCTGGCGTACGACGGACTGACCAACGGCGCCCTCGCGCCGACGGCGGCCGCGCACATTACGACAACGGACAGCGCGACACGAGAAGGTGCCGAGTGA
- a CDS encoding type I restriction endonuclease subunit R — MTRVDTEEAFENAVEDGLRAHGWEPGLSNTYNHELGIDTGELSTFLGASQNDAWLRLQAEYGEGETASIQRFAKRVAQQIDARGVLDVLRRGVNDRNVKIRLAYFRPAHTLAVDALAEYDANRLTYVRQFHYSAKTPAKSVDVALFVNGIPTASVELKNHLTQRPQSVEDAMRQYRTDRDPKELFFAKRALVHFAVDPTLAFLTTRLGGKKTRFLPFNTGSGGPGVTGGAGNPPLTDDANDGTYPVSYLWEDVWDRHNWLELLERYLHVEDEQAKAGKSPAYRPGRVHTQPLIFPRYHQWHAVRQLTTHARQNGAGENYLVQHSAGSGKSNTIAWLAHRLSSLHTPEDPAQLGEAVRDKGMAPNQPVFDKVIVITDRRVLDKQLQDTIYQFTHTPGVVVRIDEDSSQLAGALTGSTARIVITTLQKFPFILKKVGGLGSLRYAVIIDEAHSSQGGDGSAALKKALGSNAVDADGDPLTAEALARGQQPNMSFFAFTATPKPKTLELFGTKDPVTEEPGPFHVYSMRQAIDEGFILNVLDTYITYGTYFKLHNDAAEQVEQQVDPRKARSKLVRAAMLSEASMAQRAKIMVDHFRSHSAGKLGGRAKAMVVTPSREHAVRLYLAIRKYVDERGATDCGALVAFSGALTVDNVEYTESKLNGFPEKELPGRFGYVRADDANPPSVPKPEYRLLVVAEKYQTGFDQPLLTTMYVDKPLANVAAVQTLSRLNRTHPLKSQEDLFVLDFANKWEVVRDAFQDYYETTRTEPTDPNLLFDRQDEVMGYQLLVEAEMDALVKAYFEAFDDGRASEDQVKKAHALLYRYTAPAVDRFNGLMAQEPEKAREFRRALESYVKAYGWLSHIIGFENLELERLFQYGRFLLRRLPRPDGTAAADIGETVPSHMRVKQTGAPELKLEVAGTQVLPGLVAQAAGAAAEIEEKSLAEVIESINDELGADLSTADQILLGQLVVTIAENTDMQEVALAQDEVTYGRELAKDMDDFVIKQAQSNDALMVRYFDDEKVNRLFRRVATAQSYNLIRRPARREADRQATAERAAELKKRGSKRTGPATP; from the coding sequence ATGACGCGCGTCGACACCGAGGAAGCGTTCGAGAACGCCGTCGAGGACGGCCTCCGCGCACACGGTTGGGAGCCGGGCCTGTCCAATACGTACAACCATGAACTCGGCATCGACACGGGCGAGCTGTCGACCTTCCTCGGCGCCTCGCAGAACGACGCCTGGCTACGACTCCAGGCGGAGTACGGAGAGGGCGAAACCGCCTCCATCCAGCGGTTCGCCAAGCGCGTGGCACAGCAGATCGATGCCCGCGGCGTGCTCGACGTGCTCCGGCGCGGCGTGAACGACCGGAACGTGAAGATCCGGCTCGCGTACTTCCGGCCCGCGCACACACTCGCTGTCGACGCCCTGGCCGAGTACGACGCCAACCGGCTCACCTACGTCCGGCAGTTCCACTACTCGGCGAAGACGCCCGCCAAGTCCGTCGATGTGGCGCTGTTCGTCAACGGGATCCCCACCGCCTCCGTCGAGTTGAAGAACCACCTCACGCAACGCCCGCAGAGCGTCGAGGACGCCATGCGGCAGTACCGCACCGACCGCGACCCGAAGGAACTCTTCTTCGCGAAGCGTGCCCTCGTTCACTTCGCGGTGGATCCGACCCTGGCCTTCCTCACCACTCGCCTGGGCGGAAAGAAGACCCGCTTTCTTCCGTTCAACACCGGCTCCGGCGGCCCTGGCGTCACCGGCGGTGCGGGCAACCCGCCGCTCACGGATGACGCGAATGACGGCACATACCCGGTCTCCTACCTCTGGGAAGACGTGTGGGACCGCCACAACTGGCTTGAGCTGCTTGAGCGTTACCTACACGTCGAGGACGAGCAGGCTAAGGCCGGCAAGTCCCCCGCGTACCGACCCGGCCGGGTCCACACCCAACCGTTGATCTTCCCCCGCTACCACCAGTGGCATGCCGTACGTCAGCTCACCACGCATGCACGCCAGAACGGCGCCGGCGAGAACTACCTCGTTCAGCACTCGGCGGGGTCAGGTAAGTCCAACACCATCGCCTGGCTCGCACACCGGCTGTCCTCTCTGCACACCCCCGAGGATCCGGCGCAGCTCGGCGAGGCTGTCCGGGACAAGGGAATGGCCCCCAACCAGCCGGTCTTCGACAAGGTCATCGTCATCACCGACCGGAGGGTCCTGGACAAACAGCTCCAGGACACCATCTATCAGTTCACCCACACTCCCGGCGTGGTCGTCCGTATCGACGAGGACTCCTCCCAGCTCGCCGGAGCCCTGACCGGTTCCACCGCGCGGATCGTCATTACCACCCTGCAGAAGTTCCCGTTCATTCTGAAGAAGGTCGGCGGGCTCGGCAGCCTCCGCTACGCCGTGATCATCGACGAGGCGCACTCCTCGCAGGGCGGAGACGGCTCGGCAGCACTGAAGAAGGCCCTGGGTTCCAACGCCGTGGACGCGGACGGCGACCCGTTGACGGCAGAAGCCCTGGCCCGCGGACAGCAGCCGAACATGTCGTTCTTCGCATTCACCGCCACCCCCAAGCCCAAGACGCTCGAACTCTTCGGCACGAAGGACCCCGTCACCGAGGAGCCGGGGCCCTTCCACGTGTACTCGATGCGCCAGGCCATCGACGAGGGCTTCATCCTCAACGTGCTGGACACCTACATCACGTACGGCACCTACTTCAAGCTGCACAACGACGCGGCCGAGCAGGTCGAGCAGCAGGTCGATCCGCGCAAGGCCCGCTCCAAGCTGGTGCGTGCGGCGATGTTGTCCGAGGCGTCGATGGCCCAGCGGGCGAAGATCATGGTGGATCACTTCCGCTCGCACAGCGCGGGCAAGCTCGGCGGTCGGGCCAAGGCCATGGTCGTCACCCCGAGCCGGGAGCACGCGGTCCGCCTCTACCTGGCGATTCGCAAATACGTGGACGAGCGAGGCGCCACGGACTGCGGTGCCCTCGTTGCCTTCTCCGGGGCGCTGACGGTGGACAACGTCGAATACACCGAGTCCAAACTCAACGGCTTCCCGGAGAAGGAACTCCCCGGCCGCTTCGGCTACGTACGCGCCGACGATGCGAACCCGCCGTCCGTCCCGAAGCCCGAGTACCGCCTTCTCGTCGTCGCGGAGAAGTACCAGACGGGCTTCGACCAGCCCCTCCTGACGACGATGTACGTGGACAAGCCGCTCGCGAACGTCGCCGCCGTACAGACTCTTTCCCGGCTCAACCGCACGCACCCGCTGAAGTCCCAGGAGGACCTGTTCGTCCTGGACTTCGCCAACAAGTGGGAGGTGGTCAGGGACGCCTTCCAGGACTACTACGAGACGACGCGTACCGAGCCCACCGACCCCAACCTTCTGTTTGACCGTCAGGACGAGGTCATGGGCTACCAGCTTCTCGTCGAAGCCGAGATGGACGCGCTGGTGAAGGCGTACTTCGAGGCATTCGACGACGGGCGCGCCTCCGAGGACCAGGTAAAGAAGGCTCATGCACTGCTCTACCGCTACACGGCCCCTGCCGTGGACCGCTTCAACGGCCTCATGGCTCAGGAACCCGAGAAGGCCAGGGAGTTCCGGCGAGCCCTGGAGTCGTATGTCAAGGCGTACGGCTGGCTGTCGCACATCATCGGCTTCGAGAACCTGGAGCTGGAACGGCTCTTCCAGTACGGGCGGTTCCTGCTCCGCAGGCTTCCTCGCCCCGACGGCACCGCGGCCGCCGACATAGGAGAGACGGTGCCCAGCCACATGCGGGTCAAGCAGACCGGAGCCCCCGAGCTGAAACTGGAGGTGGCGGGGACCCAGGTCCTGCCGGGACTGGTCGCCCAAGCGGCCGGAGCGGCAGCGGAGATCGAGGAGAAGTCGCTCGCCGAGGTCATCGAGTCCATCAACGACGAGCTGGGCGCAGATCTGTCCACCGCCGACCAGATACTCCTCGGCCAGCTCGTCGTGACGATCGCCGAGAACACCGACATGCAGGAGGTGGCCCTGGCTCAGGACGAGGTGACCTACGGCCGTGAACTCGCCAAGGACATGGACGACTTCGTCATCAAGCAGGCACAGTCCAACGACGCGCTGATGGTCCGTTACTTCGACGACGAAAAGGTGAACCGCCTCTTCCGGCGGGTCGCGACAGCCCAGTCGTACAACTTGATCCGCCGTCCTGCCCGCCGCGAGGCCGACCGGCAGGCAACTGCCGAACGGGCGGCGGAGTTGAAGAAACGCGGATCGAAGCGCACCGGTCCTGCCACGCCGTAA
- a CDS encoding AAA family ATPase, whose protein sequence is MRVTYGFRLARDADRIRQLVAVESEWLEVTGPDAEGGAPRGFRREGDTVTALDDGSTSGPVMSTDLWLGNAAVTDATFAGVLHALSSLTLYAPDPAQIAKPQRPAPGDVLLPDASNLGQILGALAATRPEVKQRVDDYLSAIVPGALGIDEQPLDAYSSVQLRMRDADTDSVIRFGGDQLSYGTLRVAGLLAALFQPDALDGWTSLVCVDEPELGLHPAAAGVVFDALTEATQHVQVIVATQSGDLLDRDEFDPDWVRTVAVVDGATLIEPVGDVARRVLGKGLDTIGGLMRGDQLTPGDVQP, encoded by the coding sequence GTGCGCGTCACCTATGGATTCCGCTTGGCCCGGGACGCCGACCGTATCCGTCAGCTCGTCGCCGTCGAGTCGGAGTGGCTGGAGGTCACCGGCCCCGACGCCGAGGGCGGCGCTCCTCGCGGGTTCCGCCGGGAGGGCGACACGGTCACCGCCCTAGACGACGGCTCCACATCGGGCCCCGTGATGTCGACAGACCTATGGCTGGGTAACGCCGCCGTCACCGACGCGACATTCGCTGGTGTCCTCCACGCACTCTCCTCCCTCACTCTCTACGCCCCCGACCCCGCCCAGATCGCCAAACCACAGCGCCCCGCCCCCGGCGACGTCCTGCTCCCCGACGCATCAAACCTGGGCCAGATCCTGGGCGCCCTGGCTGCCACCCGCCCCGAGGTGAAGCAACGCGTCGACGACTACCTCTCGGCGATCGTCCCCGGCGCGCTCGGGATCGACGAGCAGCCCCTCGACGCGTACTCCTCCGTGCAGTTGCGGATGAGGGACGCCGACACCGACAGCGTCATCCGCTTCGGCGGGGACCAGCTCTCCTACGGCACCCTCCGCGTCGCCGGACTGCTGGCTGCCCTCTTCCAGCCCGACGCGCTCGACGGCTGGACGTCCCTCGTGTGCGTCGACGAACCGGAGCTGGGGCTCCACCCTGCCGCCGCCGGAGTGGTGTTCGACGCTCTCACCGAGGCAACTCAACACGTGCAGGTCATCGTGGCCACCCAGAGTGGTGACCTACTGGACCGGGACGAGTTCGATCCGGACTGGGTGCGTACGGTCGCGGTCGTCGACGGGGCGACTTTGATCGAACCGGTCGGGGATGTCGCCCGCCGCGTACTGGGCAAGGGCCTGGACACGATCGGCGGCCTGATGCGCGGAGACCAGCTGACACCCGGCGACGTGCAGCCGTGA
- a CDS encoding DUF4276 family protein, with product MTYSATPPVIASVVEGDGEIQALPKLLHRIAGDLGLWRISTPRPARVPRSQLVKAGGIENAVLKQAEFVRGHAGGVLVLLDADDDCPASLGPTLLARARDACHDVPVAVVLPSREYESWFLAAADSLAGVRDFPASMTAPTQPDTAPRDAKGWLTHQRGKRRPYSPTADQAPLTSAIDLTLARANSPSFDKLCRDVHYLMTGKRGA from the coding sequence GTGACATACTCCGCGACCCCACCGGTGATCGCCTCCGTCGTCGAGGGCGACGGCGAGATCCAAGCCTTACCGAAGCTGCTGCACCGGATCGCGGGAGACCTGGGCCTCTGGCGCATCAGCACACCGCGCCCCGCCCGCGTGCCCCGCAGCCAGCTCGTCAAGGCCGGCGGCATCGAGAACGCCGTACTGAAGCAGGCCGAGTTCGTACGCGGCCATGCGGGCGGTGTCCTCGTCCTCCTCGACGCTGACGACGACTGCCCGGCGTCCCTGGGTCCGACGCTGCTCGCCCGCGCGCGGGACGCATGCCATGACGTCCCCGTCGCCGTCGTACTGCCCTCACGCGAGTACGAGTCATGGTTCCTCGCGGCGGCCGACTCCCTCGCCGGAGTCAGGGACTTCCCCGCCTCCATGACCGCCCCCACGCAGCCCGACACCGCCCCACGCGATGCCAAAGGATGGCTGACCCACCAGCGCGGCAAGCGCCGCCCATACAGCCCCACCGCGGACCAGGCGCCGCTCACCAGTGCCATAGACCTCACTCTCGCCCGCGCCAACTCCCCCTCCTTCGACAAGCTCTGCCGTGACGTCCACTACCTCATGACCGGAAAGCGAGGAGCCTGA
- a CDS encoding type I restriction-modification system subunit M: MSNTNQELADFIWSVADLLRGDYKRSEYAKVILPLTVLRRFDCVMEEKGTREEVRARAATFAGEKKDALLLGISKLPFYNTSEQSFKTIGSDDRNVYANLKDYIRGFSPEVTEIIDRYDFHIQIERLNDADLLYLVVQEFAAIDLSPSKVSNHDMGYVFEELIRKFADASNETAGEHFTPREVVKLMVELLLGPDEERIRKPGAVIDILDPACGTGGMLAAAEEHIKQLKPNARVNLFGQELNAESYAICRSDMLLKGHKAENIRFGNTFTRDWHEDRKFSYMLANPPFGVEWKKAEKAVREEHDEHGFDGRFGAGLPRINDGSFLFLQHMLHKMQPLKKDENGEEIGGSRIAIVFNGSPLFTGGAGSGESEIRRWILEHDYLETIVGLPDQLFYNTGISTYFWILSNRKPAHRKGKVVMIDARGEWVKRRKSLGEKRKEISEQQIAEICAIYRDAEQIAADENHPQHAKVKILYNEEYGYQRITVDRPLKLRFEITEDTLAELAASAALQKVLGDKKMSEEDVAKRQAEFVEALRPLAGQVWSTKAEARDALHQAVASAGLLWPSGAAFQKALWSAVGVRDPQGEVQFAKPNQPEPDPDLRDSENVPMGQNIDDYLAKEVKPHVDDAWIAELKNPKTKLTERYKVGYEIPFTRHFYVYEPPRPLADIDADLKSLEAQIQELLGEVTE, translated from the coding sequence GTGAGCAATACCAACCAGGAACTTGCCGACTTCATCTGGTCGGTGGCCGACCTGCTGCGGGGCGACTACAAACGCTCGGAGTACGCCAAGGTCATCCTGCCGCTCACAGTACTGCGCCGTTTTGACTGCGTGATGGAGGAAAAAGGCACGCGTGAGGAGGTACGGGCACGTGCCGCCACATTCGCCGGTGAGAAGAAGGATGCGCTGCTGCTCGGCATCTCCAAGCTGCCCTTCTACAACACGTCGGAACAGAGCTTCAAGACCATCGGCAGTGACGACAGGAACGTCTACGCCAACCTCAAGGACTACATTCGCGGCTTCTCGCCCGAGGTCACCGAGATCATCGACCGGTACGACTTCCACATCCAGATCGAGCGCCTCAACGACGCCGACCTGCTGTATCTGGTGGTCCAGGAGTTCGCGGCGATCGACCTCAGCCCGTCGAAGGTCAGCAACCACGACATGGGGTACGTCTTCGAGGAGCTGATCCGCAAGTTCGCGGATGCCTCCAATGAGACCGCGGGTGAGCACTTCACCCCGCGTGAAGTGGTCAAGCTGATGGTTGAGCTGCTGCTCGGCCCAGACGAGGAGCGCATCCGCAAGCCCGGGGCAGTCATCGACATCCTAGACCCGGCCTGTGGCACAGGTGGCATGCTCGCCGCGGCCGAGGAACACATCAAGCAGCTCAAGCCCAACGCCCGAGTCAACCTTTTCGGCCAAGAGCTCAACGCCGAGTCGTATGCGATCTGCCGCTCCGACATGCTACTCAAGGGACATAAAGCCGAGAACATTCGGTTCGGCAACACCTTCACACGCGACTGGCATGAGGACCGTAAGTTCAGCTACATGCTGGCCAACCCGCCCTTCGGAGTCGAATGGAAGAAAGCAGAGAAGGCCGTCCGCGAGGAACACGACGAGCACGGCTTCGACGGCCGTTTCGGAGCAGGTCTGCCCCGCATCAACGACGGCTCGTTCCTCTTCCTGCAGCACATGCTGCACAAGATGCAGCCGTTGAAGAAGGACGAGAACGGCGAGGAGATCGGCGGATCACGCATCGCCATCGTCTTCAACGGCTCCCCGCTCTTCACCGGCGGGGCAGGCTCGGGTGAGTCGGAGATCCGCCGCTGGATTCTCGAGCACGACTACTTGGAGACCATCGTCGGCCTCCCTGACCAGCTCTTCTATAACACCGGTATCTCCACCTACTTCTGGATTCTCAGCAACCGGAAGCCCGCGCACCGCAAGGGCAAGGTCGTCATGATCGACGCGCGCGGGGAGTGGGTGAAGCGGCGGAAGTCGCTCGGCGAGAAGCGCAAGGAGATCTCGGAGCAGCAGATCGCCGAAATCTGCGCGATCTACCGCGACGCGGAGCAGATCGCGGCGGACGAGAATCACCCGCAACACGCCAAGGTCAAGATCCTTTACAACGAGGAGTACGGCTACCAGCGCATCACCGTGGACCGCCCGCTGAAGCTTCGCTTCGAGATCACCGAGGACACGCTGGCCGAGCTCGCGGCTTCTGCGGCGCTCCAGAAGGTGCTGGGCGACAAGAAGATGTCCGAGGAGGACGTCGCCAAGCGGCAGGCGGAGTTCGTTGAGGCGCTGCGACCACTGGCTGGCCAGGTCTGGTCGACCAAGGCTGAAGCCCGCGACGCCTTGCACCAGGCAGTCGCGTCAGCTGGCCTTTTGTGGCCGTCGGGTGCTGCGTTCCAAAAGGCGCTGTGGAGTGCGGTGGGGGTACGCGACCCGCAGGGCGAGGTCCAATTCGCCAAGCCCAACCAGCCCGAGCCGGACCCGGACCTCCGCGACTCGGAGAATGTGCCGATGGGTCAGAACATCGACGACTACCTGGCAAAGGAAGTCAAGCCTCACGTCGACGATGCGTGGATCGCCGAGCTGAAGAACCCGAAGACGAAGCTTACCGAGCGATACAAGGTGGGCTACGAGATTCCGTTCACTCGCCATTTCTATGTGTACGAGCCGCCGCGACCGCTGGCGGACATCGACGCGGATCTCAAGTCGCTTGAGGCACAGATCCAGGAACTGTTGGGCGAGGTGACGGAATGA
- a CDS encoding restriction endonuclease subunit S: protein MTTVDHWVNQAPAHWTRGRLKNLISAASNGTWGSDPKEDATNVRCIRAADFNRIQRRANVERAPFRSIDKQALRQHQLHPGDLILEKSGGGERQPVGMAVLFEGADRAVCSNFCAKVTPASGVDSRFLNYVFSAAYSQGLTEIAIKQTTGIQNLDMGAFLSASWAYPEMGEQHRIADFLDTETARIDRLASLQTEVIVRLDERESAIVDLAIDNLIERAGTAPFRRFITGMDQGSSPQCDAVPADDDEWGVLKVSCLRPGSFRPDQNKRLPEGSLPDSRNEVRAGDLLITRANTPQLVGSTAVVPAVRRGLLLSDKIFRVTIANSLDSHYVALIARGSRVRAMCSASSNGASQSMANIRFDEVKEWPIPVISKSEQKKVVSEIDRSRTQTAALRTRIVRQLDLLAERRQALITAAVTGQFDVSTASGRGVESP, encoded by the coding sequence ATGACAACTGTAGATCATTGGGTCAATCAGGCACCCGCGCATTGGACGCGAGGCCGTCTCAAGAATCTAATTTCTGCCGCCTCAAACGGAACGTGGGGAAGTGACCCCAAGGAAGACGCCACTAATGTTCGCTGTATTCGCGCAGCAGATTTCAATCGAATTCAACGTCGCGCAAATGTTGAGCGGGCACCATTCAGGAGCATTGACAAGCAGGCATTGCGGCAGCATCAGTTGCACCCTGGAGATCTAATTCTCGAGAAATCCGGTGGAGGAGAACGGCAGCCTGTCGGCATGGCGGTCCTATTCGAAGGCGCAGACAGGGCCGTCTGCTCAAACTTTTGCGCCAAAGTCACTCCAGCAAGCGGCGTAGATTCACGCTTCTTGAATTACGTATTCTCTGCCGCCTACAGTCAAGGCCTAACGGAAATCGCGATCAAACAGACCACGGGGATTCAGAACCTGGACATGGGAGCCTTCCTCTCGGCATCATGGGCTTATCCAGAAATGGGCGAACAGCACCGCATCGCCGACTTCCTCGACACCGAGACCGCCCGCATCGACCGGCTTGCATCGCTGCAGACCGAGGTCATCGTTCGACTCGACGAACGCGAGTCGGCCATCGTGGATCTCGCCATCGACAACCTGATCGAACGCGCTGGTACTGCACCCTTCCGACGCTTCATTACAGGGATGGATCAGGGATCGAGCCCGCAATGCGATGCTGTTCCGGCCGATGATGATGAATGGGGTGTCCTGAAAGTCAGCTGCCTCAGGCCTGGTTCCTTCCGGCCGGACCAGAACAAACGACTCCCTGAAGGTTCTCTACCAGATAGCCGCAACGAGGTACGCGCAGGCGATCTTCTGATCACCCGCGCAAATACACCGCAACTGGTGGGTTCAACTGCAGTAGTACCTGCAGTACGACGCGGCCTCTTGCTCTCAGATAAAATCTTCCGAGTCACTATCGCGAACTCATTGGACTCGCACTACGTTGCACTCATCGCACGCGGCAGCCGCGTACGAGCTATGTGTTCAGCGTCATCCAACGGTGCTTCACAGTCGATGGCCAACATCCGCTTCGACGAAGTGAAGGAGTGGCCAATCCCAGTAATCAGCAAGAGCGAACAAAAGAAAGTAGTATCTGAGATCGATCGGAGCCGTACTCAAACTGCAGCTCTACGGACGCGCATCGTTCGCCAATTGGACCTGCTTGCCGAGCGTCGCCAGGCGTTGATCACCGCCGCCGTCACTGGTCAGTTCGACGTCTCCACCGCCTCCGGCCGAGGAGTTGAGAGTCCATGA